Proteins encoded by one window of Streptomyces uncialis:
- a CDS encoding type I polyketide synthase, which produces MRDYLKRATLDLADTRRRLAENDARKHEPIAVIGMACRYPGGVNGPQDLWDLVEDGREGVGAFPTDRGWDLEKLYDPDPEKPGTTYTRRGGFLHDAGEFDAPFFQMSPRNALATDPHHRLLLEISWEAFESAGIDPASARGSRTGVYTGMMYDYYSTQFLGRMPDDMDGTLLISSAPSVLSGRVAYTFGLEGPAVTLDTACSSSLVAINLAVQALRGGECATALAGGITVMATPDSFVAFSRQRALAPDGVCKSFSTDADGAVWAEGAGVLLLERLSDARRNGHRVHGVIKGIAVNQDGASNGMTAPNGPSQERVILQSLADARLETQDVDVVEAHGTGTPLGDPIEAHAILATYGRDRPADRPLRLGSAKSNIGHTQAAAGVAGIIKMLMAMRHGVMPRTLHVSEPSHHVDWASGAVELLTEARPWERRGDEPRRAAVSSFGISGTNAHVVLEEPADTPPDPAGTAPRPDTTTAWAISGRTAASLREQVRRLYDRVAADGTVHPVDVAHSLTTSRARFDHRAVVWGTTRAELLDALAGHLDDRPGTPVAVGTARGGPRTAFLFTGQGGQRPGMGRDLYRAFPVFAAALDEVCAALDPHLDRPLREVMWAAEGSADAELLDRTYYTQPALFAYQVALFRLLTSFGVTPDRVAGHSVGEIAAAHLAGVWDLADAARLITARSALMQALPARGAMVAVAASYDEVLPELDGIGHLVDVAAVNGPAGVVLSGDEDTCLAVAGRWRERGRRTRRLDVSHAFHSPLMEPMLDGFAAGLTALTFHEPRLDHETNLGPDRSWSDPAYWTDQIRNTVRFGPMIDRLANADTGTYLELGPRPVLSGMVRECLPDTTATVAATYRKGYGEPEALLACLAEAFVTGSDVDWTAAAPGGRAVDLPTYAFDRERYWLIAPPARGGITAAGLRESTHPLLAAAVDVAADGGVVATGRLALADLPWLADHVIGGVVVVPGAALLDLVLEAGGQAGFDRVDELTFEAPLTLPAEGALSLQVAVDGADRSVRVYSRADGDDTWTTHASGSLSAAPSAAAPVPWAKAWPPADAVPVTFDGAYDRLAELGYAYGPAFRGVTAAWRKGDALYAEVEVVADARNEGFGLHPALLDAAFHPYLFEGDGTELRLPFVFGGVRLATRGASALRVRLTPAGPDGLTVEAADVSGTEVLTIGELRVRPVSVASLVASMGGAAGPAGFHGLDWTPFPLATPDGTARWAVVGEPVPGLPGYATFEELAAAVDAGTCARPAFVAVPCADADADADVPAAVRAVTGHALDIMQRHLADDRLADCRVVFLAGHRSLTAGAVWGLVRAAAIEHPGRFALADARADSATDRSLLAAAMAAGEWQCLVEDGALRVPRVARRSPAPDPAPDLGAGTVLVTGGTGGLGALVATRLVERSGVRELLLTSRRGIEADGARELVRSLEELGASVRVAACDVSERGPLTALLASLPGDKPLTAVVHAAGVLDDTMLEKLTSERIDTVFRPKVDAAWLLHELTAGMPVRSFLLFSSIAGVLGNAGQGNYAAANGFLEALAAHRRAAGLPALSVAWGLWATPSGMGAGLTAADEVRLARSGVTALTAEQGLELFDAAVRETGGDPLVVAARWDRTALRAHAEDGGEVPVVLRGLVRVARKTDSTAAPVSAGLAERLDGLSREEARPVTVDYVRAQVARVLAHGSASDIDVDRTFSELGFDSLTGVELRNRLNAESGLQLPATLVFDHPTVAQLADRLVAELASSAPSVTDLLREALDRIVPRLADADADERARVAAALQAALDGMGTAARADAVQLDAATDEEIFAFIDKQL; this is translated from the coding sequence CTGCGTGACTATCTCAAGCGGGCGACCCTGGACCTCGCCGACACCCGCCGCCGCCTGGCGGAGAACGACGCCCGCAAGCACGAACCCATCGCCGTCATCGGCATGGCCTGCCGCTACCCCGGCGGGGTGAACGGCCCCCAGGACCTCTGGGACCTTGTCGAGGACGGGCGGGAGGGCGTGGGCGCCTTCCCCACCGACCGGGGCTGGGACCTGGAGAAGCTGTACGACCCCGACCCCGAGAAGCCGGGCACCACCTACACCCGGCGCGGTGGGTTCCTGCACGACGCCGGCGAGTTCGACGCCCCCTTCTTCCAGATGAGCCCGCGCAACGCCCTCGCGACCGACCCCCACCACCGGCTGCTCCTGGAGATCAGCTGGGAGGCGTTCGAGAGCGCCGGCATCGATCCCGCGTCGGCGCGCGGCAGCAGAACCGGCGTCTACACCGGGATGATGTACGACTACTACTCGACGCAGTTCCTCGGGCGGATGCCCGACGACATGGACGGCACCCTGCTGATCTCCAGTGCCCCCAGCGTCCTGTCGGGCCGGGTCGCGTACACCTTCGGCCTGGAAGGGCCCGCGGTCACCCTCGACACCGCGTGCTCGTCGTCCCTGGTCGCCATCAACCTCGCCGTGCAGGCGCTGCGTGGCGGTGAGTGCGCCACGGCCCTCGCGGGCGGCATCACGGTGATGGCGACCCCCGACTCGTTCGTGGCGTTCTCCCGGCAGCGCGCGCTCGCCCCCGACGGCGTCTGCAAGTCGTTCTCCACCGACGCCGACGGCGCCGTATGGGCCGAGGGCGCGGGCGTGCTGCTCCTGGAACGGCTCTCCGACGCGCGGCGCAACGGACACCGGGTGCACGGCGTCATCAAGGGGATCGCCGTCAACCAGGACGGCGCGAGCAACGGCATGACCGCGCCCAACGGCCCCTCCCAGGAACGGGTCATCCTCCAGAGCCTCGCCGACGCGCGGCTGGAGACCCAGGACGTCGACGTGGTGGAGGCCCACGGCACGGGCACACCCCTCGGCGACCCGATCGAGGCGCACGCCATCCTCGCGACCTACGGCCGCGACCGGCCCGCCGACCGGCCGCTGCGCCTCGGCTCCGCGAAGTCGAACATCGGGCACACCCAGGCGGCGGCGGGCGTCGCGGGCATCATCAAGATGCTCATGGCGATGCGGCACGGCGTGATGCCGCGCACCCTGCACGTCTCCGAACCCTCCCACCATGTGGACTGGGCGTCCGGCGCGGTGGAACTCCTCACCGAAGCGCGCCCCTGGGAGCGCCGCGGCGACGAACCCCGCCGGGCCGCCGTGTCGTCGTTCGGGATCAGCGGCACCAACGCGCATGTCGTCCTCGAAGAGCCCGCGGACACCCCGCCCGACCCCGCCGGGACGGCGCCCCGACCGGACACCACGACCGCGTGGGCGATCAGCGGGCGGACCGCGGCGTCCCTGCGCGAACAGGTGCGGCGGCTGTACGACCGGGTCGCCGCCGACGGGACGGTCCACCCCGTGGACGTGGCCCACTCGCTCACCACCAGCCGCGCCCGCTTCGACCACCGCGCCGTCGTGTGGGGGACCACCCGCGCGGAACTGCTGGACGCCCTCGCGGGCCACCTCGACGACCGCCCCGGCACCCCCGTCGCCGTCGGTACCGCACGCGGCGGGCCGCGCACGGCCTTCCTCTTCACCGGACAGGGCGGCCAGCGCCCCGGTATGGGACGCGACCTGTACCGCGCCTTCCCGGTCTTCGCCGCCGCCCTCGACGAGGTGTGCGCCGCGCTCGACCCGCATCTCGACCGCCCGCTGCGCGAGGTGATGTGGGCCGCCGAGGGCAGCGCGGACGCCGAACTGCTCGACCGGACCTACTACACCCAGCCGGCCCTGTTCGCCTACCAGGTGGCGCTCTTCCGTCTCCTCACCTCCTTCGGTGTGACCCCGGACCGGGTGGCGGGCCACTCCGTCGGCGAGATCGCCGCCGCGCACCTCGCCGGGGTGTGGGACCTGGCCGACGCCGCCAGACTGATCACCGCGCGCAGCGCGCTGATGCAGGCCCTGCCCGCGCGCGGAGCGATGGTCGCCGTGGCCGCGTCCTACGACGAGGTGCTCCCCGAACTCGACGGCATCGGCCATCTGGTGGACGTGGCGGCCGTCAACGGCCCCGCCGGTGTGGTGCTCTCGGGCGACGAGGACACCTGCCTCGCCGTGGCCGGGCGATGGCGCGAGCGCGGCAGGCGCACCCGCCGCCTCGATGTCAGCCACGCCTTCCACTCGCCGCTGATGGAGCCGATGCTCGACGGGTTCGCCGCCGGGCTGACGGCCCTCACCTTCCACGAACCCCGACTGGACCACGAGACGAACCTGGGCCCCGACCGGTCATGGTCCGACCCCGCCTACTGGACGGACCAGATCAGGAACACCGTCCGGTTCGGCCCGATGATCGACCGCCTGGCGAACGCGGACACCGGCACCTACCTCGAACTCGGCCCGCGCCCCGTGCTGTCGGGGATGGTCCGCGAATGCCTGCCCGACACGACGGCGACCGTGGCGGCCACCTACCGCAAGGGGTACGGGGAGCCCGAGGCGCTGCTCGCCTGCCTGGCCGAGGCGTTCGTGACCGGCAGCGATGTCGACTGGACCGCGGCGGCGCCCGGCGGAAGGGCCGTCGACCTGCCGACGTACGCCTTCGACCGTGAGCGCTACTGGCTGATCGCCCCGCCCGCGCGGGGCGGGATCACCGCCGCGGGACTGCGGGAATCCACCCACCCGCTGCTCGCCGCCGCGGTCGATGTCGCCGCCGACGGCGGGGTGGTGGCGACCGGACGGCTGGCGCTCGCCGATCTGCCGTGGCTCGCCGACCATGTGATCGGCGGTGTCGTGGTGGTACCGGGAGCCGCCCTGCTCGACCTGGTGCTGGAGGCCGGCGGCCAGGCCGGGTTCGACCGGGTGGACGAGCTGACCTTCGAGGCACCGCTGACCCTGCCGGCCGAGGGCGCCCTGTCGCTCCAGGTCGCGGTGGACGGCGCCGACCGTTCGGTGCGGGTGTACTCCCGCGCCGACGGCGACGACACCTGGACGACCCACGCCTCCGGCTCCCTCTCGGCGGCCCCGTCCGCCGCCGCCCCGGTCCCCTGGGCGAAGGCATGGCCGCCCGCCGACGCGGTGCCCGTCACCTTCGACGGCGCCTACGACCGGCTCGCCGAGCTGGGCTACGCGTACGGACCCGCGTTCCGCGGTGTCACCGCCGCCTGGCGCAAGGGCGACGCACTGTACGCCGAGGTCGAGGTGGTGGCCGACGCGCGGAACGAGGGGTTCGGCCTCCATCCGGCGCTCCTCGACGCGGCGTTCCACCCGTACCTCTTCGAGGGCGACGGCACGGAACTGCGGCTGCCGTTCGTCTTCGGCGGGGTGCGGCTCGCCACCCGGGGCGCCTCGGCGCTGCGGGTGCGGCTGACCCCGGCGGGACCCGACGGGCTCACCGTCGAGGCCGCCGACGTGTCGGGCACCGAGGTGCTCACCATCGGTGAACTGCGGGTGCGCCCCGTGTCGGTCGCCTCGCTCGTCGCCTCGATGGGCGGCGCCGCGGGCCCCGCCGGATTCCATGGACTCGACTGGACCCCCTTCCCCCTCGCCACCCCCGACGGCACGGCCCGCTGGGCGGTGGTCGGGGAGCCCGTACCGGGACTGCCCGGCTACGCGACCTTCGAGGAGCTGGCCGCCGCCGTGGACGCGGGGACCTGCGCCCGGCCCGCGTTCGTGGCCGTCCCCTGCGCGGACGCGGACGCCGACGCCGATGTGCCCGCCGCCGTGCGCGCGGTCACCGGCCACGCGCTGGACATCATGCAGCGCCATCTCGCCGACGACCGGCTCGCGGACTGCCGGGTCGTGTTCCTGGCCGGCCACCGCTCCCTGACCGCCGGAGCGGTCTGGGGCCTGGTGCGGGCCGCCGCGATCGAGCACCCCGGCCGGTTCGCGCTGGCCGACGCGAGGGCGGACTCCGCCACCGACCGCTCCCTGCTGGCCGCCGCGATGGCCGCGGGGGAGTGGCAGTGCCTGGTCGAGGACGGCGCCCTGCGCGTACCGCGCGTCGCACGCCGCTCCCCGGCCCCCGATCCGGCGCCGGACCTCGGCGCGGGCACGGTGCTCGTGACCGGCGGCACGGGCGGGCTCGGAGCGCTCGTCGCGACCCGCCTGGTCGAGCGGTCGGGGGTCCGCGAACTGCTGCTGACCTCACGCCGGGGCATCGAGGCGGACGGCGCGCGCGAGCTCGTCCGGAGCCTGGAGGAGCTCGGCGCCTCGGTCCGGGTCGCGGCCTGCGATGTGTCCGAGCGCGGCCCGCTCACCGCACTGCTGGCGTCCCTGCCCGGGGACAAGCCGCTCACCGCGGTCGTCCACGCGGCCGGTGTGCTCGACGACACCATGCTGGAGAAGCTGACATCCGAGCGGATCGACACGGTCTTCCGCCCGAAGGTCGACGCGGCCTGGCTGCTCCACGAACTGACGGCCGGAATGCCCGTACGGAGCTTCCTGCTGTTCTCGTCCATCGCGGGCGTCCTCGGCAACGCGGGACAGGGCAACTACGCGGCGGCCAACGGGTTCCTGGAAGCACTCGCCGCCCACCGGCGGGCCGCCGGACTGCCCGCGCTCTCCGTCGCCTGGGGGCTGTGGGCCACCCCCTCCGGGATGGGCGCCGGGCTCACCGCCGCCGACGAGGTCCGCCTCGCCCGCTCCGGGGTGACGGCGCTGACCGCCGAACAGGGCCTCGAACTCTTCGACGCCGCCGTCCGCGAGACCGGGGGCGACCCCCTGGTGGTGGCCGCCCGCTGGGACCGCACGGCGCTGCGCGCCCACGCGGAGGACGGCGGCGAGGTGCCCGTGGTCCTGCGCGGCCTGGTCCGGGTCGCGCGCAAGACGGACAGCACGGCCGCGCCCGTGTCCGCCGGTCTCGCCGAACGCCTCGACGGGCTCTCCAGGGAGGAGGCCCGCCCGGTGACCGTCGACTACGTCCGGGCACAGGTGGCCCGGGTGCTCGCGCACGGGTCCGCCTCGGACATCGACGTGGACCGGACGTTCAGCGAGCTGGGCTTCGACTCCCTCACCGGGGTGGAGCTGCGGAACAGGCTCAACGCCGAGAGCGGTCTCCAGCTCCCCGCCACGCTGGTCTTCGACCATCCCACGGTCGCCCAGCTCGCGGACCGGCTCGTCGCCGAACTCGCCTCGTCGGCCCCGTCCGTGACCGACCTGCTCCGCGAGGCGCTCGACCGGATCGTCCCCCGGCTCGCGGACGCGGACGCCGACGAGCGGGCACGGGTGGCGGCGGCACTCCAGGCAGCCCTCGACGGCATGGGCACCGCCGCCCGCGCCGACGCGGTACAACTCGACGCCGCGACCGACGAGGAGATCTTCGCCTTCATCGACAAGCAGCTCTGA